The following are encoded in a window of Amaranthus tricolor cultivar Red isolate AtriRed21 chromosome 2, ASM2621246v1, whole genome shotgun sequence genomic DNA:
- the LOC130805765 gene encoding auxin response factor 17-like — MASSSSSNHEREVDQDCIQSALKEDKSYTKHTPSMASSSSNHEQEVDQDLWQACAGVEIDIPKLNSLVYYFPRDHIEHSSSSPDECTLLSRYYGSCLCRVTNVSFHADSQTDQVFVKFLLQPCNTDDPKTSAPSPIPNPNYYPTRRNRINDNAVSFVKVLSKSDIPEGLLVTKALIDCIFSQLPQNPIEIIQLIDIHGKIWEIMLQLKDGMFDRLTGGWYDFAKTKNLTPGDSIVFMLKKSTKECHVGIRRAVINRPISAKDVEEAIQTARNMKSFEVVYYPIQGLPEFVVPKDKVDAALHVRWRRENPVMFAYEYLGGREPVKCWHGGRILDFVHRENDMSNWPDCWWRVLQIVWHVSPEILEKMPNLQKDMSPWELEIWNCSVVIKSLQ; from the exons ATGGCGTCCTCGTCGTCGTCGAATCATGAACGAGAAGTAGATCAAGATTGCATTCAATCTGCTCTTAAAGAAGATAAATCATACACAAAACATACTCCTTCAATGGCGTCGTCGTCTTCAAATCATGAACAAGAAGTAGATCAAGACTTATGGCAAGCTTGTGCAGGAGTCGAGATTGATATTCCAAAACTCAATTCTTTGGTTTATTACTTTCCGAGAGACCATATCGAACATTCTTCTTCTTCGCCTGACGAGTGTACATTATTATCACGGTATTATGGTTCTTGTCTTTGTCGTGTGACGAATGTTTCATTTCATGCTGATTCTCAAACTGATCAAGTCTTTGTTAAGTTTCTTCTTCAACCTTGTAATACTGATGACCCAAAGACCTCAGCCCCAAGCCCAATCCCAAACCCAAATTATTACCCAACTCGAAGAAACCGAATTAACGATAATGCTGTTTCGTTTGTTAAGGTGTTGTCGAAGTCAGATATACCAGAAGGTTTGTTAGTTACGAAGGCGTTAATAGATTGCATCTTTTCACAGTTACCTCAAAATCCCATTGAAATCATCCAATTGATTGACATTCATGGTAAAATCTGGGAAATTATGCTTCAATTAAAAGATGGGATGTTTGATAGGCTCACTGGTGGTTGGTATGATTTTGCGAAAACAAAGAACTTAACACCAGGAGATTCAATTGTTTTCATGCTAAAAAAGTCAACCAAGGAGTGTCATGTTGGAATTCGTAGGGCTGTTATAAATAGACCAATTAGCGCTAAAGATGTAGAAGAAGCGATTCAGACAGCAAGGAATATGAAGAGTTTTGAGGTTGTTTATTATCCAATTCAGGGCTTGCCGGAGTTTGTTGTGCCCAAGGACAAAGTGGATGCTGCTTTGCATGTTCGTTGGAGACGTGAAAATCCGGTAATGTTTGCGTATGAGTACTTGGGGGGACGTGAGCCAGTAAAGTGCTGGCATGGTGGAAGAATTTTGGATTTTGTCCATCGTGAAAATGATATGAGTAATTGGCCGGATTGTTGGTGGCGGGTGCTTCAg ATTGTATGGCATGTAAGTCCTGAGATTCTTGAGAAGATGCCGAACTTGCAGAAGGACATGAGTCCATGGGAACTGGAAATCTGGAATTGTAGCGTAGTGATCAAGAGTCTGCAGTGA
- the LOC130806710 gene encoding protein transport protein SEC13 homolog B-like: protein MGIQKIETGHQDTIHDFQMDYYGKRIATASSDHTIKIIGVSNNSHQHLATLSGHQGPVWQVAWAHPKFGSILASCSYDGKVVIWKEGNQNEWAQANIFDDHKSSVNSIAWAPHEVGLCLASGSSDGNIMVYTMRSDGGWDSITIDQAHPVGVTSVSWAPATAPGALVAAGVQDPVQRLCSGGCDNTVKIWKPNNGSWRMDCFPALQMHTDWVRDVAWAPNLGLPKSTIASASQDGKVIIWTVAREGDQWEGKVLNDFKTPVWRVSWSLTGNILAVADGNNNVTLWTEAVDGDWQMVTTVDS, encoded by the coding sequence aTGGGGATACAGAAGATTGAGACAGGTCACCAGGACACAATCCATGATTTCCAAATGGACTACTATGGAAAACGAATAGCCACTGCATCGTCTGACCATACAATTAAGATTATTGGGGTGAGCAACAACTCCCACCAGCATCTTGCTACACTGAGTGGTCATCAAGGCCCTGTTTGGCAGGTTGCTTGGGCACATCCTAAATTTGGGTCGATCCTTGCTTCTTGTTCCTATGATGGAAAGGTTGTTATATGGAAAGAAGGTAATCAGAATGAGTGGGCACAAGCAAATATTTTTGATGATCACAAATCTTCGGTCAATTCAATTGCTTGGGCGCCACATGAGGTTGGCCTTTGTCTTGCTAGTGGATCATCAGATGGAAATATCATGGTTTATACTATGAGGTCTGATGGTGGATGGGATTCGATAACGATAGATCAAGCCCACCCGGTTGGGGTAACCTCCGTTTCTTGGGCACCTGCCACTGCTCCTGGTGCTCTTGTAGCTGCTGGTGTACAGGATCCTGTTCAGAGGCTTTGCTCAGGGGGTTGTGACAACACGGTGAAGATTTGGAAACCCAATAATGGGTCATGGAGGATGGATTGCTTCCCAGCTCTCCAAATGCATACTGATTGGGTTCGAGATGTTGCTTGGGCACCAAATTTGGGGCTCCCAAAATCAACCATTGCAAGTGCTTCACAAGACGGCAAGGTGATCATTTGGACCGTTGCAAGGGAAGGTGATCAGTGGGAAGGCAAGGTGTTGAATGATTTTAAAACCCCAGTTTGGAGGGTATCGTGGTCCTTAACAGGCAACATTTTGGCTGTTGCAGATGGTAATAACAATGTGACATTGTGGACTGAAGCTGTTGATGGAGATTGGCAAATGGTAACTACAGTTGATTCTTGA
- the LOC130805766 gene encoding uncharacterized protein LOC130805766, translated as MRRRCSHCSKHGHNSRTCPTRNNAAATNSSAHSNGSDNLGIRLFGATEINGPFIKKSANMGDISHHHSNLSSPSSSDLLRVDGCLSDDPNHASCSSNHPTNMKKGMFNLLEFAKIHESSCRKCDPFFTPGLGKAWSEEEHRKFLVGLQKYGKGDWKRIARDCVVSRTPIQIASHAQKYFIRLKNVARRKRRSSVFDMVPNMDALTGTIIGHGTEQGVLYYVYETLQQSQAMLTRGSPDYHLWMWHQTLVVSNLDPKEKVGETTKVVTKYIVSPLPTTQVLEHPAPQEVIPKLQKVPDNNLDHVAHVDIPNTYEFPPRSTRGIPPRRYDPEFEAQRSRYPVNRENNEALSQTTVAFNTSLYSSVLPNNVEEAILKGNERKDIYF; from the exons ATGAGACGTCGCTGCTCTCATTGCTCCAAGCATGGCCATAATTCCCGCACTTGCCCAACTCGTAACAATGCCGCCGCCACAAATTCCTCCGCACATTCTAATGGAAGTGATAACCTCGGGATTAGATTATTTGGAGCTACAGAAATTAATGGTccattcattaaaaaaagtgcAAATATGGGAGATATATCTCATCATCACTCTAATTTATCATCACCCTCTTCTTCTGATCTTCTTCGTGTTGATGGGTGTCTTTCTGATGATCCTAATCATGCTTCTTGCTCTTCTAATCACCCTACTAATATGAAAAAAGGTATGTTTAATTTATTAGAATTT GCGAAGATACATGAGTCCTCTTGTCGAAAATGCGATCCTTT CTTCACACCTGGTTTAGGTAAAGCATGGAGTGAGGAGGAGCACCGAAAATTTTTAGTTGGCCTTCAGAAATATGGTAAAGGAGATTGGAAAAGGATAGCTCGCGACTGTGTGGTTTCAAGGACTCCAATCCAGATAGCTAGTCATGCTCAGAAGTATTTCATTCGACTAAAAAATGTCGCTCGTCGAAAGAGGAGatcaagcgtttttgacatgGTTCCAAATATG gatgctctgACCGGGACAATCATTGGACATGGTACTGAACAAGGAGTTTTATACTACGTGTATGAGACACTTCAACAAAGTCAGGCTATGCTTACTCGCGGGTCCCCTGATTATCATCTCTGGATGTGGCATCAAACTCTGG TTGTAAGTAATCTGGATCCAAAAGAGAAAGTAGGCGAGACTACCAAGGTTGTTACCAAATACATAGTATCTCCTCTCCCTACCACTCAAGTCCTTGAACATCCTGCACCACAAGAGGTAATTCCTAAACTTCAAAAAGTTCCTGATAATAACCTTGATCATGTAGCCCATGTTGATATACCAAACACGTATGAGTTTCCCCCTAGGAGTACAAGGGGAATTCCCCCTAGGAGATATGATCCTGAGTTTGAGGCACAAAGATCTAGATATCCTGTAAATAGGGAGAATAATGAGGCTCTTTCACAGACAACAGTGGCCTTCAATACTTCTCTTTATTCGAGTGTTTTGCCCAACAATGTTGAAGAAGCTATTTTAAAAGGCAATGAAAGAAAAGATATCTACTTTTGA
- the LOC130806267 gene encoding uncharacterized protein LOC130806267: MSQYSDVLFEVNERPATEPMEATFTGEFKQNDEPREPPTSVTPANRTVFFPTHYQFFSHEATHPQEDNKGENSQYHQVLKPTPVHWTGPVNFEGLLGMSLLPRQLSLNPLSVPSRKSAFHHVGVPVTVSNSDLIEAKNNPIQAV, encoded by the coding sequence ATGTCTCAATATTCTGATGTGCTTTTTGAGGTAAATGAGCGGCCTGCGACTGAGCCCATGGAAGCCACATTTACAGGAGAATTTAAGCAAAATGACGAGCCACGGGAACCCCCAACCAGCGTAACGCCTGCTAATCGAACAGTCTTTTTCCCGACTCACTATCAATTCTTCTCGCATGAAGCTACGCATCCGCAAGAAGATAATAAGGGTGAAAACTCACAGTATCATCAAGTCTTAAAGCCCACCCCGGTGCACTGGACAGGACCTGTGAATTTTGAAGGACTTTTAGGAATGTCACTTTTACCACGGCAGCTCTCACTAAATCCTCTCAGCGTTCCATCTCGAAAATCCGCATTTCATCACGTCGGTGTCCCGGTCACTGTTAGCAATTCCGATCTGATTGAAGCGAAGAATAATCCGATTCAAGCAGTCTGA